From the genome of Setaria viridis chromosome 1, Setaria_viridis_v4.0, whole genome shotgun sequence:
TGACGGGCGACCCCACCACCAAACTGTagccaaaaggaaaaaaaagaaagatcagCAGGCGAGAGAAAAAAGAACACGCATAAAAAAAACCGCCGCGGTGTCCACCACGTGCTTTTCTACTCTCAGCCCGCTTCCATAAATACCCCCCGcaccctcgccctcgccctccccTGCTCTTCGGTTTCCTTcccatctcctccctcccctcctctccttgATTCTTCCTCACCAGCAGCAATCGCGCTAATCGCCAGTTAATCCCTTCCAAATCCGCGATATTCCCAAGAATCTTCCTCCTCGCAcccactctccctctctttcctcCCATTGCGCTCCCCACGCGCTCGGATTCCTGCTCGCTTtctccgtctccgtctccgtctcGGCCGTCCTCCTTTCCTCCGCCTCGGATTCGATCGCCGCGCTCCCCTCTTACCCCTGCTCCTGCCTGCCGCCGCCTTTTTATCCCGTCTTCCCCTGTCCGCCCGGGACTCTTTTCCGCAGTTCTTGCTCGTTGCGTTGCGTCGCGTCGAGGAGAGCGGACCTTTCGTTTCCGGATCGTGCGGCGCCCCCGACATGTGCGTGGAGGGACTGGAGGACGCAGGGAGGCTTGATTTCGGAGACCAGGGCATCGACAAGCACGCCGATTTCGCGGTGCGTACCACCGGTTCCGCTCCTCACCTCCTttcttgtgtttttttttcctacgGATTTTTGCTTGCAATCTTCGTGATTTGTTGTTGCGGGTCTCGCTTGCCGGACTTCACGCTTTTCATTGATTGGTGATTCGTGCGGGTTTCAGTCGGTCGGGGACGGGATCGATTCAGGACACGGAACCAAATTTCGCTGTGGTGGTTGCTTCCGGGTCATTCTTTTCATGTCGAAAtgctctctcttttctttcgcTTTCTCTGAAAATCCGGAGCAAAATATAGATAGGAGAGGCCAGTTATTTATTGGAGCACCAGTGGAATTAAAGAACTCTCGTGCATTTAGCAATACCTTTCTATCTCGCGCACCAGGTGTGAAAGGGAAGATGCTCTGAATTGTTCAACGGGGAGAAGTTTCTAGTGCAAATTCAGGTTGCGTAAAAATAGTGTCTTTGTGATTGCCCTAGCTTGCGGACGAATTGTTTGTTTCTGCATTGCGCTGTTCCTTTGTACTTTTGATTCTGTGACGAATTTGTCGTGCATATGATATGTGGTGCGGCGTACTGGTCTTCCTGCAAGCTTTTCAATTTAGCCAAGCAGAAATATTCAGCACAGCAAAGTTCACACTATAATACCTAAATTGGTTTACCTCAGATCAAAGTCAAATGGCAAAAAAGAGTGGCCTTGATACTATTAAACATCAGAGAAGGGCATACTATTGGATATATAATTACTGATAATCTGCCATCTAGTATGTTCTTTAGCATGTAGAAGTAGAATAATCAGTACTGGCAAAGTTCAGTTAGTACTTTACTTCTTCCTCAATTGGGGTCAAGAAAAAAAGGGGGGCTAAAGGGTCGTGTTGTTCACTCGCCTGATTGGGCGGTGGACAACTCTTAGTGATCCATGTTCTTTATAGCTCTCTATGGCTCTTAGATACATAATATCATCCTATGGATCGTGGTACCCTTTAGACCTTAATGGGGTAGCTTTGTCCCTTTACTTGGTAGTGATGTTGCAAACAGGAAGTGGACTATGGAGTGGCGCCCAAGAATGTACACCTGTAGGCTTTACATGACTCTGCTAATTAGCTCAACTGTGAGGAACAACTGCAGTATCTGCTGTCCAATCATATTGTCACAGCTGTTTGCTCCTTTGTCAAGTTTATATGATGCTATAAGCTTTTGTCTGAAAGACAGACAAGCTGCCAGGTAGCACCTATGTGCATTCTTGGGTGTTTTGTTTATCATTGCCCTCTCTAGAAATGGTTACTTGAAGCCTTTCCTGTCCAACAATGGCTTGCCTTCTGTTACTGACTTTACCGAATTGGACTTCTGTTCCTATGTCCCTTTCAACTAGCTGTGTTACCACTTACTATAAGTATTGCGCTTTCTCTGTGATGCTAACAAGTATCTCTAGGGAATTCCAGTTGTTGGCCAGGTGGGAGTATGGGGCTAGAATTTTTATTTCATCGCCTTGAAATTGACCCATTTGTTTTCTTGGTTTCTCTATCGAATCTTATATGGTGCTTTTTTTGTTTGAGTTGTttattatttgttttctttcacCGTGCTCTAATCCTTTTTTGGATGATGTGCAGATGGAGAGAGTTTGTGAGAACACAGTGTCTGTTGATTTCAAGCAGACTAAGTTGAACAACTTTGTTCCGTTCATCCGGTCAGGGGAATGGTCTGATATAGGAGGTCGTGATTACATGGAAGATGCCCATGTGTGCATCTCTGATCTGGCAAAGAATTTTGGCTATAAAGCAGTGGATGATGAAGTGATTTCCTTCTATGGGGTAATTACCTGTTCATTCTTATATTCCATTCCTACTTCAACAAGGAAATTATATTGCTTTGAGTTATTCTGAAGAAATCTTTATCTTTGTTGTAAATTTTAGTGCACTCCTTATGCTAAATGTGCCTACAGCTTAGCAAAAATTTcagttactttttttttctaattttttttgggaaTATGTGTATGCTAACCCCTTCTAgtggtactattacagagttgcTTCCCCGTAGTTTCATAACTGCAGTAAACATGAAATATCTTATGTTTCTATTCTCATCACACACTTTAACTCCTATTCGCAGGTCTTTGATGGACATGGTGGCAAAGATGCAGCCCATTACGTCCGTGATAACTTGCCACGGGTCATCGTGGAAGATGCTGATTTTCCTCTTGAGCTTGAAAAGGTAGTCAAGAGGTCGTTTGTGGAAACTGATAGTAAGTTTGCAGAGACATTTTCTCATCACAAGGGACTTTCTTCTGGAACTACAGCACTTACAGCAATGATTTTTGGAAGGTATTGCTTCACATCCATCTCTAATTCTCTGGTTATGGACTTATGGTGTTATCCACTAAGTGTGTTGTTTAATTATATGATTGGATTGGAAGCTGCAAGATATGATTGGAAAATTAAAGCATGGGGTAGAGGTTCAGTTCACCATAGGTTTCTACCAGTTTTGGTGTATGCATTTCTGGGATTATTTGAGTTATCTTCCTGTCAAAAGTACTTGAAGGGCATCAAGTTTTTTCTTAATGGTCGAACCATAGGTCATCAAATCTGAAATTTTTCTGGGATACTAGCCTAGGAACCTTAATCTCAGCTGTGCATGATTTTATAAATTCTAGTTTTGCTGTGAGCTAGAGTGGACAGAATTCTTCTTGCTTAAAATATTTTTTGTAAGTTATCATTGGCAGATGCTAATTGCTAGCATATCTTGTGCAGGTCCCTTCTGGTGGCTAATGCTGGTGACTGCCGAGCAGTCCTTTCCCGGTGTGGTACTGCCATTGAAATGTCCAAAGACCATAGGCCGTGCTGCATCAATGAAAGAAAGCGTGTAGAATCACTTGGTGGCTATGTGGATGATGGTTATTTGAATGGTCAGCTGGCAGTCACTAGAGCACTAGGTGACTGGCATCTCGAGGGCATGAAAGAGATGGGTGAGCCTGGAGGGCCCTTGAGCGCTGAGCCAGAGCTGAAGATGATAACATTGACAAAGGACGACGAGTTCTTGATAATAGGCAGTGATGGCATCTGGGATTTCTTCTCAAACCAAAATGCTGTGGATTTCGCGCGACGGAAGCTCCAAGACCACAATGACTTGAGGCTGTGCTGCAGGGAGATCGTCGATGAGGCAATAAGGCGGGGGGCCAGGGACAACCTAACAGCTGTGATGGTCTCGTTCCACCAGGAGGCCCCTCCCCAGACCAGAGTGAACAGGACAGGCAGGGTTGCACGCAGCATATCAGCTGAAGGGCTTCACAACCTCAGAGTGCTCCTGGAAGGCCAGTGACGGCGCGCCCATTGCCCCGCCAGTCCTGATGTTGTGCTACATTGGTGAGTGTTAATTGTAAGTAGCGATTTTCGGTATCTTGGTGCTGTTCAGCAACTGTCTGTCGACATGCCAGAGTAACTATTCTTGTCTGAGAATAAACCAACGAACCCGAGATCTCACTAGCTGATTGTGAGACGCTGTAAATAATAAAAGTTGGAGCTAGGTAAGGACGAGTTAGCAGTGTGCATCCAGGGGCTTTTGTGGCTCATTATGCGATGTTTTCCCCTGATCTTCTGTAAATAAAACCTTGCTGGGAGTATTAATGTAATCGAACTAATGTTCTCTCATGTGATGTGTGCGCCCCCAACTTTGAGATTTTACTGACCATGTTCAGACATATCTTGTTCGTGTTACTGCCTTACTGTTGGTAAATCTTGTTCCCAACATCGAGACGCTTCCGAACTGAACTTGTGACCATCCTCAGGGGGTgcccgctaaactttagcacgtcacattgaatgtttagatactaattaggagtattaaatatagtttaattacaaaattaattgtacagatgtagtctaattcgcgagacgaatctattaaacctaattagtccatgatttgataatgtggtgctacaataaccatttgctaatagattaattagtcttaatagattcatctcgcgaattagactttatctgtgcaattagttttgtaattagctcatgtttaatctcCTAGTATCAAACCTCCGATGTGAATCAGGAATTTGTGATGCTGGGCCCGTACTGACAGCTACTAAACCAAGTAACCTGAACAAGATTTGACAGGGAACCTGGACATGATTTGATAGATTTCACATGGTACCATCCTCGTCATGATTTGAGCCCAGAGCTCAGAGTATATCAATGTAATTGAAGTAACGCTCTCTCATGCAATGTGTGCGTCCCAATATTGAGATTTACAGATCACGTTCAGATATATCTTGTTCGTGTTACTGGTGGTATATCTTCTTACAGTCGTGGCAAATGTTGTCAGTAGCATAACTTTATTATGAAGCAGACGCTTCCGTACTGAAAATTCCATTGTGAACTATGACCATCCTCAGCCAAGAATTTGTGATGCTGTACCTGTACTGACAGCAACTAAACCAAGCAACCTGAACAAGATCTGACAGGGGAACCTGGACATGATTTGATAGATTTCACATGGTACCATCCGATCCGATAGGCCATAGAGAACCATCGAAATCATTCGGTTACCGATGCTACATCCCCTCTTCACGACACTGTTCGATTCGAGCTCAGATGAGATCCGACAGACCACCGATGCCTCCGATCCTGCTCCTGCACCTCTCGCGTGATCGTGAACGTCGGGAGCCCGGTCAACCGAGATCGCTGCCCGTGCGCCGACGCACCTTTTGATGCCACCTTTGCAGCTAATCTTTCAATAGATCTTTCCTTGTGCTACACCCTAAACCTAGCATTAGCTCCTAATTACTAAACGTCCTCTCCCTGACACTTATCCCCAAACCGCTGCGCTCGCTTTACCGGCGACATGGTTCCCTGACCCAGGTCAATGCCTCCCTCCTGCTCTCACCCCCAGCAGACAGGCCTTCTCTAATCTTATCTCCCCTTCGAGACATTTGCTGTCCGGTCACACACATTCAGACAGAAACAACTAAACGCTCCGTCCATGCGAGCCATCCCGGCTTTTCTCAAGGAACGCGCGAACAAATACGCAGCCTCTGCTGACGAGCCGCGAGACAGGCGCGAGACTTTCCAGGGGACGATGCGCGCAGCGCCTGAGACCGGACAGAGAACCGGTGGAATGAAGCTTAGTGCTTGCAGGTTCAGCGTCATCTCAGTGTACCTAATCCAGGGACCAGCGGCCTAAACACGGCCCAAATTTCGTGCGGGCGGCCGTCCGTAAAGGGCGACAGGGGCGCCATAAACTAAGTTAGCGCCTCGCATGGGTGTGTGTGGGGTTGACGACACTGGTACAGACAGCACAGCTTGTTTTTGTATGCTGTAGGTGTGGACAGCCCACTCCTGAATCCTGATAGGCATGAGTACAGCAATCACTGGGATGGGGCCATGGCGGTGTTCTGAGCTCTGAATGGGGGTGTATAAGTAGGGCGTGTCGTAGGTCAGATGGGTTCAGTTCAGTTCAAACCACTTTGCCTGTTCCCCTATAGCCTTCTGCGTTCCAACTGAGCTGAGGAGTAAAGCGACAGCACTTGGTCTCTGAAGTCTCTTTCAGTCTTCACATTCTCTCTACCGCGCAAAGATGAGGACTTCCGTGTcattggccgccgccgccgccgtcttcttgTTTCTGTTGCTGACGACCATGGAGGCTGAAGCCATCAGGTTGGATGCGGAGAGCCGTGCCGCCGTCAGCCAGAGCCAACAGCAAACTGTCAATGTAAGTGATCCTAGTTCTTTTCAGTGTCTGAATATCCGAATGGAAACTGTTCGTGCATTGGTGGTTTACTTTGGAACGGACGCTGACGTGCTTGCATTCTTGTGATTTATCAGAAATCAGCCGAGAACTTGGTGCAAAAGCAAGAGGTCGCTCCCGGTAAAAGCTCGGTAGGCGAGAGCGAGACGAAGAGAAGCATCGCTGGACAGGAGGTCGTCAGGGCGACAGCACATAAGCTACCCGAGTTCCACGAAGACTACTACGGCGCCAGCGTCCATGAACCTAGGCACCACTGAGCGATGCGGCAGTCTTTGCCCCCCAGCTGGCTGCTCCGTTTGTTTGTTCCCTTTGTGCAAAGAGGAAATAGGCCACTAGGTACTACTAGCTTAGTCAGCAGCTGTAGCAGGCTGCCATAGTTACCTTATTCTAAGCTTGATTAGCGAGCAGACACaatcctttcctttttctttctttctttttccatctCTTGAATGGAAATGTAACAGTTTTGATGCTCTAACTTGTTGGCAAAAGCCACAAAAGGAAATCTCAAGATGCTGTCAGTGCAAGCTTGTTCAGCTATAACTATGCGATTGTCATGTTGCTGCAGCAGAGGACATTTGATGCGAGCGAAAGCTTGTGCACTACTGAAAATGGCAAGATGCTGCGCCAGTGCAAGCTCGTTCCATGATAACAGTGAGATTAGCATGTTAGCAC
Proteins encoded in this window:
- the LOC117841417 gene encoding probable protein phosphatase 2C 27, which produces MCVEGLEDAGRLDFGDQGIDKHADFAMERVCENTVSVDFKQTKLNNFVPFIRSGEWSDIGGRDYMEDAHVCISDLAKNFGYKAVDDEVISFYGVFDGHGGKDAAHYVRDNLPRVIVEDADFPLELEKVVKRSFVETDSKFAETFSHHKGLSSGTTALTAMIFGRSLLVANAGDCRAVLSRCGTAIEMSKDHRPCCINERKRVESLGGYVDDGYLNGQLAVTRALGDWHLEGMKEMGEPGGPLSAEPELKMITLTKDDEFLIIGSDGIWDFFSNQNAVDFARRKLQDHNDLRLCCREIVDEAIRRGARDNLTAVMVSFHQEAPPQTRVNRTGRVARSISAEGLHNLRVLLEGQ
- the LOC117833413 gene encoding uncharacterized protein produces the protein MRTSVSLAAAAAVFLFLLLTTMEAEAIRLDAESRAAVSQSQQQTVNKSAENLVQKQEVAPGKSSVGESETKRSIAGQEVVRATAHKLPEFHEDYYGASVHEPRHH